Proteins encoded within one genomic window of Humulus lupulus chromosome 1, drHumLupu1.1, whole genome shotgun sequence:
- the LOC133812668 gene encoding toMV susceptible protein tm-1(GCR26) translates to MAAQDKILRVFCIGTADTKLQELQFLSDSVRSNLNVFSGNSSVKTPEVTIVDVSATEKATTERLAGFAFVTRNEILSCHSGSEDGAPIRLPNDRGEAITVMSKALESFLKKAHESGVVVGAIGLGGSGGTSLIANALRSLPIGIPKLIVSTVASGQTEPYIGTSDLVLLPSIVDICGINSVSRVVLSNAAAAFAGMVAGRLERSKESRRGDEKSTVGITMFGVTTTCVNAVQERLVKEGYETLVFHATGVGGRAMESLVREGFIEGVLDITTTEVADFVVGGVMACDSSRFDSVAEKKVPLVLSVGALDMVNFGSKETIPSEFQHRKIHVHNNQVSLMRTTVDENKKFACFIADKLNKTSSKVCVCLPQKGVSALDAPGMSFYDPETTSSLVEELQKLIQTNEDRKVKVYPHHINDLEFANALVDAFLEISVRSSTDSSSLQESIPESKQDVDKNHVSNLNLTRCHNIARSPSDFPDARPETLQRTLVVLQQLKDQINNGIPIIGAGAGTGISAKFEEAGGVDLIVLYNSGRFRMAGRGSLAGLLPFADANAIVLDMANEVLPVVKAVPVLAGVCATDPFRRMDFFLKQVESIGFSGVQNFPTVGLFDGNFRQNLEETGMGYSLEVEMIGKAHKMGLLTTPYAFNQDEAVEMAKAGADIIVAHMGLTTSGSIGAKTAVSLEESVVRVQEIADAAHSINPGAIVLCHGGPISGPREAEFILKRTTGVHGFYGASSMERLPVEQAITSTIQQYKSIPMN, encoded by the exons ATGGCTGCCCAAGACAAAATTCTCCGAGTTTTCTGTATCGGAACGGCCGATACGAAGCTTCAAGAGCTCCAATTTCTATCCGATTCAGTCCGATCCAATCTCAACGTATTTTCCGGTAATTCATCCGTGAAGACACCGGAAGTCACCATTGTTGACGTTTCAGCTACTGAGAAGGCGACTACCGAGAGATTGGCAGGTTTTGCTTTCGTTACGAGAAACGAAATCCTCTCTTGCCATTCCGGATCGGAGGATGGAGCTCCGATTCGACTCCCGAATGACAGAGGCGAAGCCATTACCGTTATGAGTAAAGCTCTAGAGAGTTTTCTGAAGAAAGCTCATGAAAGCGGTGTCGTTGTTGGAGCCATTGGTCTCGGAGGATCCGGCGGAACTTCGTTGATAGCCAATGCATTGCGATCTCTCCCAATTGGAATCCCTAAGCTCATCGTCTCCACCGTTGCTAGTGGTCAGACTGAACCGTATATTGGAACTTCGGATTTGGTACTACTCCCCTCTATAGTGGATATTTGTGGGATCAACAGCGTGAGTAGAGTGGTTTTATCGAACGCTGCAGCTGCTTTTGCCGGAATGGTGGCCGGAAGGCTCGAAAGATCTAAAGAGTCTCGCCGCGGGGATGAGAAATCGACGGTTGGAATAACCATGTTTGGGGTTACAACCACATGTGTCAATGCTGTCCAAGAAAGGCTGGTCAAAGAAGGTTACGAGACTCTGGTTTTTCATGCCACTGGGGTTGGTGGCAGAGCCATGGAGTCTCTGGTCAGAGAGGGATTTATTGAG GGTGTCTTGGACATTACCACAACTGAGGTTGCGGACTTTGTAGTTGGAGGTGTCATGGCTTGTGATAGTTCTCGCTTTGATTCCGTTGCAGAGAAAAAGGTTCCTCTGGTCCTCAGTGTGGGTGCCTTAGATATGGTGAACTTTGGATCCAAAGAAACCATACCTTCTGAATTCCAACATAGAAAGATTCATGTACACAACAATCAG GTTTCACTCATGCGAACCACAGTTGATGAGAATAAGAAATTTGCTTGCTTCATAGCAGATAAGCTGAACAAGACATCATCTAAGGTCTGTGTTTGTCTTCCGCAAAAAGGTGTCTCTGCATTGGATGCACCAGGAATGTCCTTTTATGATCCAGAGACCACTTCTTCTCTCGTAGAAGAGCTACAAAAGCTGATTCAGACAAATGAAGATCGGAAG GTAAAGGTATATCCTCATCATATTAACGATCTTGAATTTGCGAATGCATTGGTTGACGCATTTTTGGAAATCAGTGTGAGGAGTTCTACAGATTCCAGCTCTCTGCAAGAATCTATTCCTGAATCCAAACAAGATGTTGATAAGAATCATGTTTCGAATTTGAATTTAACACGTTGTCATAACATTGCACGAAGTCCAAGTGACTTTCCAGATGCAAGGCCAG AAACATTGCAAAGAACTCTGGTAGTACTGCAGCAACTGAAAGATCAGATAAACAACGGAATACCAATTATAGGGGCTGGAGCAGGAACAGGCATATCAGCGAAGTTTGAGGAAGCTGGTGGTGTTGACTTGATAGTGCTATACAATTCAGGGCGTTTCCGTATGGCAGGAAGAGGCTCGCTAGCTGGTTTGTTGCCTTTTGCTGATGCAAATGCCATAGTACTTGACATGGCAAATGAAGTGCTACCG GTTGTGAAGGCTGTACCAGTTCTTGCTGGCGTGTGCGCTACTGATCCTTTCCGCCGAATGGATTTCTTCCTGAAGCAGGTGGAGTCAATTGGGTTTTCTGGGGTGCAAAATTTTCCAACCGTTGGGCTATTTGACGGTAATTTTAGACAAAACCTTGAGGAAACAGGAATGGGATACAG CTTGGAAGTTGAGATGATTGGAAAAGCACATAAGATGGGTCTCTTGACAACCCCATACGCATTCAACCAAGATGAAGCAGTGGAAATGGCAAAAGCTGGGGCTGATATCATAGTAGCCCATATGGGACTCACTACATCTGGCTCTATCGGCGCGAAAACAGCTGTCTCATTGGAAGAAAGTGTCGTTCGCGTACAGGAAATCGCAGATGCTGCCCATAGCATCAATCCTGGCGCCATTGTTCTCTGCCATGGAG GGCCTATATCTGGTCCTAGAGAGGCAGAATTTATTCTGAAGAGAACAACGGGAGTTCATGGATTTTACGGTGCATCGAGCATGGAGAGGCTTCCAGTTGAACAAGCTATAACATCCACCATCCAACAGTACAAGTCAATTCCAATGAATTGA
- the LOC133812669 gene encoding 3beta,22alpha-dihydroxysteroid 3-dehydrogenase-like: MLNPNNLTKEELIFLVQNYYGTIIMVAVFSVAAIFFFSKTWTKTSSTNSTEKTIPGRLGLPFLGEAISFLSATNSTKGSYDFVRLRRLWHGKWFMTRLFGQIHVFVPSTEGAKIIFSNDFVHFNKGYMKSMADAAGENSMFSVPHESHKRIRRLLSESFSMSSLSDYVQKFDNMVSQRLKKLEEESKSFVLLDFCTKITCDSICNMLMSITDSSLLQNIQKDCTTVSDATISFPFMIPGTRYYSGIKARQRVMETFKEIIRKRRSGKEAPKDFLQSMLDRDSLSPNEKLSDSELMDNLLTMIMSGLTTSAAALMWSVKFLDENKEAQDKLRIEQLSISRNKAVGASLTLEDISKMSYGSKVVKETLRMSNIVLWYPRVALSDCKIEGYDIRKGWHVNIDATHIHYDPDLYPDPMKFNPSRFEQTQKPYSFIPFGAGPRTCIGINMAKLTILVFLHRLTTGYKWSVDNMDTSLDPKGHIPRLRSGCPITLRPL; the protein is encoded by the exons ATGCTCAATCCCAATAATCTGACAAAGGAAGAACTTATTTTCCTTGTACAGAACTATTATGGAACCATTATTATGGTTGCAGTGTTTTCTGTTGCAGCAATATTTTTCTTCTCGAAAACTTGGACAAAAACCTCTAGTACTAATAGTACTGAAAAAACTATCCCTGGCCGACTGGGTTTGCCATTTCTAGGCGAAGCTATCTCTTTTCTTTCAGCCACTAACAGCACAAAAGGAAGTTATGATTTTGTCAGACTCCGGCGACTATG GCATGGAAAGTGGTTCATGACAAGGTTATTTGGGCAGATCCATGTGTTTGTTCCGAGCACAGAAGGAGCAAAAATTATATTTTCGAATGATTTTGTACATTTCAACAAAGGGTATATGAAATCAATGGCTGACGCTGCTGGAGAAAACAGTATGTTCTCTGTACCACATGAGAGTCATAAAAGGATTCGCCGTCTTCTTTCTGAATCTTTCTCCATGAGCTCTTTATCTGACTACGTTCAAAAATTCGACAACATGGTTTCCCAAAGACTAAAGAAGTTGGAAGAAGAGAGCAAAAGCTTTGTATTGCTTGACTTCTGTACTAAG ATAACATGTGATTCTATATGCAACATGCTAATGAGTATTACAGACAGTTCGTTGCTTCAAAATATCCAGAAAGATTGCACAACTGTTTCTGATGCAACAATATCTTTTCCATTTATGATTCCTGGCACCAGATATTACAGTGGAATCAAG GCACGGCAACGTGTCATGGAGACTTTTAAAGAGATTATTCGTAAACGAAGAAGTGGGAAAGAGGCCCCAAAAGACTTCCTTCAATCCATGTTAGATAGAGATTCTTTGTCTCCCAATGAAAAGCTCAGTGATTCAGAGTTGATGGATAATCTATTGACCATGATAATGTCAGGGCTGACTACCTCAGCTGCTGCATTGATGTGGAGTGTCAAGTTTCTTGATGAGAACAAAGAAGCTCAAGATAAGCTCAGA ATAGAGCAGTTGTCAATATCAAGAAATAAGGCAGTGGGAGCCTCACTAACCCTCGAAGACATATCCAAAATGTCCTACGGTTCAAAG GTTGTCAAAGAAACACTGAGAATGTCAAATATTGTGTTATGGTACCCTCGTGTTGCTCTTAGTGACTGCAAAATAGAAG GATATGATATACGCAAAGGGTGGCATGTGAACATTGATGCAACTCATATACACTATGACCCGGACTTGTATCCAGACCCAATGAAGTTCAACCCATCAAGATTTGAG CAAACGCAAAAGCCATATAGTTTCATACCCTTTGGAGCAGGACCAAGAACATGCATAGGGATTAATATGGCAAAACTTACAATTTTGGTGTTTTTGCACCGTTTAACAACTGGATACAA GTGGAGCGTTGATAATATGGATACTAGCCTTGATCCGAAGGGGCATATTCCCAGGCTCAGGAGTGGTTGTCCTATAACTTTGAGGCCATTGTGA